A segment of the Bdellovibrio bacteriovorus genome:
CGCAGAGCCCAGACAATGTCTGACCAGAGCACCTGATCCATTCCAGCTTCCTTCTGATAGAGCGATGGGTTGGGATCGGTTTTTGATTTTTCCTGAAATAGCTGATCGGATTGATTTTTGGGGGAATGAGCCAACGCAAGCCACAACATGTGTTCTTTTTGGGCGTTGTTCATTTTGAAATAGTTCGCAAATTCCAGGGCGCGTGTAACACTGAGATTTTTTCTACCTGAGCTTAAATCCGAAAGATAGCTTGCCGGCCAATTTAATAAATTGGCGAACACCCGGTAAGAAAACTTAGCATCACGCACTTTGTTTTCGACAAAAAAATCCTTGAAGTAGTCTTTCGCATCTTTGTATGGCATGGGCGAGACAAATTTTAACTTCTTTTCCACTGCAGGCATCCTTTGCAAACATTTTAGGGGATCAAGGTTCGAATTCAAGAGTTAAACCGCGAAAGAAGTGTACTCATTTTTAGTACACCAGGTCTAGAAATGTACTCTTGCCGAGTAGAAAGTGACCAGCAAGGTCCGCTGCAAAAGCTAGTGACAGCCCAACCTGCTTACGCTTCTTTCCGGGGTGGTTTTTGATTTGCAAAAGAAGGTGGCAAATGTGTTCAACTACCAAACAAGAAAGAAGGTATGAAATGAAAAACGCAGTCGTTCTTATGATCGGTCTCTTGGCGGCAAGTACGGTGATGGCGCAAGGAACAGCTAAGGTTGTGTCGGTAAACTGTCAGTCTCCTTCAATGATGGCTGGCGGTGTCTCAGCATCCCTAACGGGCACCCTTGAAATCATCGTCAGCCCGACAACGGGTATGACAAAAGTACGTCCCGGCAGCGAAGTTGTTTTGAGTGTTGGCGGCGAAACTGCGTCAGTTGCCATTGAAGGAGTTTATTTTGTGGCAGGTGCCCGGGAATACATCAACGGGAGTTTGGATCAAGACGCGGTTCCCTTTTCAAGTACTCGAATTGATTTTAATGACTCTTCAGAAAGTCAAAGAAGCTACATTCAGCGTTTGAACGGCCAAAAGATTCCACTTCATTGTGCGCACTAGAATTACCTAGTAGGTAGCAGAGCTCGGCTTCCCAGGTTGGGCTCTTGCTTTATCTCTTTTTTAGAACCACAAAGACGGCGATAGCAACAATGGCAATGACAGCCCCAGCCGATACTAAGACGTTCTGATGGGCCGACGAAAACGCAACCTTTGCCGCCGACACCAAGGTTTCGGCCGAAGCACTATCAAGAGCTTTTGCCGCAATCATGGTGTCGCCAATGCTTAAAGTCCCTTGTGCCGGGATGCTGCTCGCAATTTCGGCAGGCAGCTGAATGGCTTTTCTGTAGCTTTGCGACAGCAATAATCCGAACAGGGTGATCCCCAGTCCCATGCCCAGCTCATATCCTACGGCTTCAATCGAGCCTGCGGCGCCCGCTTTTTCCGGGGGTGCCGCACTCATGATCGCAATGGATGAAGCAGTAAGGCCAATGGCTAAAAACAGACCCAGCAAGAAAAGTGAAATGATGATCAGCGCATTCATCGTGGAAAAATCCGCAGCAGCCAAGCTGAATAAACATCCGGCTGAAACCAGCAGGCTTGTCGTCGCGACGGATCTGACTCCGTACCTGCCGACAAAAAATCCGGACACGGGGCCGCCAATGGCGGTTGCCAGCATCAAAGGCAGCATGACAGCGCCGGCTTCAAGCGGTGTTTTTCCAAAAACAAACTGCAGTTCCTGGGCGATGGTGAATTCAACCCCGGCCATCGCACCGGCGACCAGCAGTGCTAGCACAAGCCCGACGCAGATAGCAGGTTTTTTAAACAGCCCCAGGTCCAGTAAAGGATTTTTCGAGCGAAGCTGAATCCTGATAAATACGGAAATCGCTGAAAGGCCGATGGCCAGCGATCCGAATTTTTCCATGGGACTGACATCCCCTTTGAAAAAGGATTTCAGGGCATAGACGCACCCGATAAGTCCGACAACCAGAATAAGGGCCTGATCAATGGCCCACTTGGAAGAACTGGTGGTTTGGGATTTAGGATAGACGATGTATCCCAGCGGCAGAATCAAAGCAATCAACGGGGCATTGATTAGAAACACCCAGTTCCATGAAGAATGAGTCAGGATATACCCACCGATTAAAGGTCCGATAGCGCCGCCGGCAGCCCCCACGGTGGACCAGGCACCCAGCGCCAAGGCCCGTTCTTTGTCATCCTCAAACACCGTGCGAATGATTGATAAAATACTGGGCATAATCATAGCCGCACCAAAGGCGGTGGCAGCTCGGGCAACGATCAAAAGATTTGCGGAGGTCACTAGTGAAGCAAAGACCGAAGCGATCAGAAATAACAGCAATCCATTCAGCATCAGTTTTCTGGATCCGATTTTGTCAGCCAGGGTGCCCATCGGGATCAGTAATCCTGACATCATCAGGGCGTAAATATCGATGATCCAAAGAACCTGAGTGCCGGTGGCTTTCAGCGAAGTGGTTAGGGTCGGGATCGCCACGTGTAATGTTGTCATATTAATGACAACAGGCAGGCTGGCCAAAAGGGCCGCGAAAAGAACTAACCATCTGTTGTGCTTAAGTGTCTGTTTCATAGAATTGACATAATACATACCGATCGGTATGGCAACCGCCGGGATTGCCAGTGAGGAAGGGGTTCACGCCATCAGACTGAGCAAGGTTTCTGCCGCGGCCGGGGTGACCAAGGGGGCGTTATTTCATCACTTTGTAAATAGGGAAGCGCTGATTGCAGCGATGGCTTCGTATCTGATGGATCATCTGGATGCAGAGATTGATCAGCTTATTGAAAAAGACACGCAAGAATACGTGGTTTTTACCCGCGCGTATATTCAAGCAACCCTGAATATGGAAAGCGAATTCGGCAAAGCCTTTTCTACTTTACTGCTGGCCGAACCCAGCGTGGTTTCCATCAGCAGCGATTGGTTTGTTGGAAGGATGAAGAAACACGTGAAGACGGATTCTGATCCAAGTCTTGAGGTCGTCCGTTATGCCGCTGACGGAGCGTGGCTGGCGGCGGTGACGAACTACAATCCTAAGATGGATTTGGCTAAGGTCAGAAAGCGTCTTATCGCGATGACAGAAGTTAAGGGCGACTGAGTTCTTGTCGCGTGCGGAAATCTCGCGCATAGATCATGCGAGCGATGTGATAGTACAGGTCGAAGTGGAATATTGATCATTCGGTATTTGGCAGGAGTAAAGAGTTTAATTTTGCAGTCTCGTAGCCGTGCGTAAATATCGTATCAAAGGATTCTGGGGTCATTTTAAGTAGAGAGGTCGGAAATGATCTTGCGTATGATACGCTTTTTTCATCTAGCCACATCTCGCCATTCGGACACAGGTTTTGAAATGATGGGGCACTCGAGATAGTACCGATCTGTAAATACATTCCTAATGACGGATTGTTTTTTATAAAGTTCACTATACTTCGAACACGAAGTGCTCGTGTTTGTTCGCTCATTATGTCCATCAATCTTTTGAATCTGAAAGGATTTAATGGGTGAGGAATATCTTCCGTTGCAAACGGTTTGCCTGCGTCAGATACGATCAGAAAGTCGACATTTTCATTGGAAGACTTAATCCTTTGTGTGCCACAATCATAGAGAGGTTCGACCCCTAGGTTGTCGTAAACTCCTCCATCATAAAGGTGGAGGGTCTTCTGTTGAAGGGTAGTTGGTTTGGCATTGGCTTGAGAGCCCCATTCCGCTTTGCGCCAAACATACTTATCAGAGGCTATCTTGAGTGGGCCAATTCCTCCGGGAAACGCTGCTGACATGGCCATGGCGTTGGCTATTGGGAAATCGGTCATATCCGCATAGCCGATTGAGTAGTCACCTCCGGTACCTTTTTTAAATCTAAATCGTTT
Coding sequences within it:
- a CDS encoding MFS transporter — translated: MTTLHVAIPTLTTSLKATGTQVLWIIDIYALMMSGLLIPMGTLADKIGSRKLMLNGLLLFLIASVFASLVTSANLLIVARAATAFGAAMIMPSILSIIRTVFEDDKERALALGAWSTVGAAGGAIGPLIGGYILTHSSWNWVFLINAPLIALILPLGYIVYPKSQTTSSSKWAIDQALILVVGLIGCVYALKSFFKGDVSPMEKFGSLAIGLSAISVFIRIQLRSKNPLLDLGLFKKPAICVGLVLALLVAGAMAGVEFTIAQELQFVFGKTPLEAGAVMLPLMLATAIGGPVSGFFVGRYGVRSVATTSLLVSAGCLFSLAAADFSTMNALIIISLFLLGLFLAIGLTASSIAIMSAAPPEKAGAAGSIEAVGYELGMGLGITLFGLLLSQSYRKAIQLPAEIASSIPAQGTLSIGDTMIAAKALDSASAETLVSAAKVAFSSAHQNVLVSAGAVIAIVAIAVFVVLKKR
- a CDS encoding TetR/AcrR family transcriptional regulator; translated protein: MATAGIASEEGVHAIRLSKVSAAAGVTKGALFHHFVNREALIAAMASYLMDHLDAEIDQLIEKDTQEYVVFTRAYIQATLNMESEFGKAFSTLLLAEPSVVSISSDWFVGRMKKHVKTDSDPSLEVVRYAADGAWLAAVTNYNPKMDLAKVRKRLIAMTEVKGD
- a CDS encoding patatin-like phospholipase family protein — translated: MRNTPHRSIGICLSGGGMRAAAFHAGVLKWLADTQQLEHVSHVSSVSGGSIFIGLLFHISNYKWPSSGEYQNHCLEIKNILTSNCLQSTAKTKALSPLNWHRLTYRANIVAESINELFQITGTLGDLPPSPTWSINGTTAENGKRFRFKKGTGGDYSIGYADMTDFPIANAMAMSAAFPGGIGPLKIASDKYVWRKAEWGSQANAKPTTLQQKTLHLYDGGVYDNLGVEPLYDCGTQRIKSSNENVDFLIVSDAGKPFATEDIPHPLNPFRFKRLMDIMSEQTRALRVRSIVNFIKNNPSLGMYLQIGTISSAPSFQNLCPNGEMWLDEKSVSYARSFPTSLLKMTPESFDTIFTHGYETAKLNSLLLPNTE